In Daucus carota subsp. sativus chromosome 4, DH1 v3.0, whole genome shotgun sequence, one DNA window encodes the following:
- the LOC108218242 gene encoding uncharacterized protein LOC108218242, translated as MAPSTTTTKVNFHSRSISLPSRSHPFTASVEEHLCRLRTTESNKLSALKDLYECVDNLIQSPATQQDHFSCGEEILGGSIRLLDLCSTSRDAISQMRSSVQDLESSLRRRETDVSSKAGSYLICTRKANKTISKCFSNSKKLKTNKNTETPAIVSLLREVEEVSINVFESIFSSICPAKETSKQTRWSMVFKSTQSKRVQCEGDNQIQKMDMALETLYKKSSKENDIMGTQEVQKCLMALDMNMQETQEELDCLIRSLIKTRVSLLNVINH; from the coding sequence ATGGCTCCCTCTACTACAACCACAAAGGTTAACTTCCATTCCCGTTCCATCAGCTTACCATCTAGATCTCATCCTTTCACTGCCAGTGTTGAGGAGCACTTGTGCAGATTAAGGACCACAGAATCCAACAAATTATCCGCGCTTAAAGACTTGTACGAGTGTGTGGACAATTTGATTCAATCACCAGCCACACAACAAGATCATTTCAGCTGTGGAGAAGAAATTCTTGGCGGTTCAATTAGATTATTGGATTTGTGCAGCACCTCAAGAGACGCTATCTCACAAATGAGATCTTCTGTTCAAGATCTAGAGTCATCTCTACGAAGAAGAGAAACTGATGTATCAAGCAAAGCTGGAAGCTACTTGATCTGTACCAGAAAAGCCAACAAAACAATTTCCAAGTGCTTTTCTAATTCTAAGAAATTGAAGACTAACAAAAACACTGAGACTCCTGCTATTGTTAGCCTTCTGAGAGAAGTTGAAGAAGTCAGCATAAATGTATTTGAGTCTATTTTTTCATCCATCTGCCCTGCAAAGGAAACATCAAAGCAAACCAGATGGTCAATGGTTTTCAAGTCAACACAGTCCAAGCGTGTACAATGTGAGGGAGACAACCAGATTCAGAAAATGGATATGGCTTTGGAAACCCTGTACAAGAAATCAAGCAAGGAAAACGATATCATGGGAACTCAAGAAGTCCAGAAATGTCTGATGGCATTGGACATGAACATGCAAGAAACTCAAGAAGAACTAGACTGTCTCATTCGATCATTGATCAAGACCCGAGTATCACTTCTCAATGTGATCAACCACTAG
- the LOC108218258 gene encoding uncharacterized protein LOC108218258: MEAFTETTKNNGHSRSISLPSIPTPSAVNVEELLCRIRSSDATSTSSLCNKLNGLKDLYKCLDNLIQLPIMHSSDSEEVLGASIRLLDLCNTTKDAFSQMRASVQDLESALRRRETDMSSKLRSYLLCMEKVNKMVSKCLYHLKKSQNRKSNQTSTVVILLRELEEVSATMFQSLFSSTVPSKQNLWSMAFKSTQSKRVHGVSEGNTNEAQNMQMDIKAIYKQKIDMQSDSLMIQEIQKGLMALDMNLQQCEGDLDCIFKSLIRTRVSVLNALNR, encoded by the coding sequence ATGGAAGCCTTTACTGAAACCACAAAAAACAATGGTCATTCTCGCTCAATCAGCTTACCTTCCATCCCAACCCCTTCAGCCGTAAATGTAGAGGAGCTCCTGTGCAGAATAAGGTCGTCAGATGCCACATCCACTTCATCACTATGCAACAAACTAAATGGCCTTAAAGACTTGTATAAATGTCTTGATAATTTGATTCAGTTACCAATTATGCATTCTAGTGATTCTGAGGAAGTTCTTGGTGCATCTATTAGGCTGTTGGATCTGTGCAACACAACGAAAGATGCATTCTCACAAATGAGAGCCTCTGTGCAAGATCTTGAGTCAGCTCTTCGAAGAAGAGAAACTGATATGTCAAGCAAACTCAGAAGCTATTTATTATGTATGGAAAAGGTCAACAAAATGGTTTCTAAATGCCTGTATCATTTGAAGAAATCGCAAAATAGGAAAAGCAATCAGACTTCTACTGTTGTGATCCTCCTGAGAGAACTAGAAGAAGTCAGTGCAACTATGTTTCAGTCCCTTTTTTCATCAACCGTTCCATCAAAACAGAATCTGTGGTCAATGGCTTTCAAATCAACACAATCCAAGCGTGTGCACGGAGTCAGTGAAGGCAATACCAATGAAGCTCAGAATATGCAAATGGATATTAAAGCAATTTACAAGCAGAAAATAGACATGCAATCAGATTCCTTGATGATACAAGAAATACAGAAGGGTTTGATGGCACTTGACATGAACTTGCAACAATGTGAGGGGGATTTAGACTGTATTTTTAAATCTTTGATCAGGACTAGAGTCTCTGTTCTTAATGCGCTCAACCGTTAG
- the LOC108219010 gene encoding serine/threonine-protein kinase BSK1 isoform X1, with translation MGCCESSCWKKPARHRKDQHHQVQTQPYSSNGATTTAAGITAAVTDGGVPAFSEFSLSDLKAATNNFSSEFIVSESGEKAPNVVYKGRLQNRRWIAIKKFSKMAWPDPKQFADEAWGVGKLRYKRLANLIGYCCDGDERLLVAEYMPNDTLAKHLFHWETQTIEWAMRLRVAFYIADALNHCSAEGRPLYHDLNAYRVLFDENGDPRLSCFGFMKNSRDGKSYSTNLAYTPPEYLRNGRVTPESVIFSFGTVLLDLLSGKHIPPSHALDMIRGKNILLLMDSHLEGNFSTEEATIVFDLASRCLQYEPRERPNTKDLFETLEPLQNKSDVSSYVMLGIPKHEEAPPTPQHPLSPMGDACSRMDLTAIHQILVMTHYKDDEGTNELSFQEWTQQMRDMLEARKRGDLAFRDKDFRTAIDCYSQFIDVGTMVSPTVFARRSLCYLLCDQPDAALRDGMQAQCVYPDWSTAFYVQAVALAKLNMQKDAADMLNEAATLEEKRQQRR, from the exons ATGGGTTGCTGCGAGTCATCTTGTTGGAAGAAACCAGCTCGCCACCGCAAAGACCAGCACCACCAAGTCCAAACGCAGCCTTACTCCTCCAACGGCGCTACCACCACCGCCGCCGGAATAACCGCCGCCGTCACCGACGGAGGAGTTCCGGCGTTCTCGGAATTCTCACTCTCCGACTTAAAAGCGGCAACTAATAACTTCAGCTCTGAGTTTATCGTCTCCGAAAGCGGCGAAAAGGCCCCAAATGTTGTGTACAAAGGGCGCTTGCAGAATCGAAGATGGATTGCTATTAAGAAGTTCAGTAAGATGGCCTGGCCTGATCCTAAGCAGTTTGCG GATGAAGCTTGGGGAGTTGGGAAGCTGAGATACAAGAGATTAGCTAATTTGATTGGGTATTGTTGTGATGGAGATGAGAGGCTACTTGTTGCTGAGTACATGCCAAATGATACACTTGCTAAGCATTTATTTCACt GGGAAACTCAAACTATTGAATGGGCTATGCGCTTAAGAGTTGCGTTTTATATTGCTGATGCTTTAAATCATTGTAGTGCTGAAGGACGTCCACTCTATCACGACTTAAATGCATACAGGGTTCTATTTGACGAG AATGGTGATCCAAGGTTATCGTGTTTTGGCTTTATGAAAAATAGCAGAGATGGCAAAAGTTACAGCACAAACCTGGCTTATACACCTCCGGAGTACTTAAGAAATG GGAGGGTCACTCCAGAGAGTGTTATCTTCAGCTTTGGAACTGTTCTTTTGGATCTTCTAAGTGGAAAGCATATCCCACCTAGCCAT GCACTTGATATGATACGTGGGAAAAACATTCTCTTGTTGATGGACTCACATTTGGAGGGGAACTTTtcgactgaagaagcaactATAGTTTTTGATCTTGCATCAAGATGCCTGCAATATGAACCAAGGGAACGACCAAATACCAAGGATCTCTTTGAAACACTTGAACCCCTGCAAAATAAATCTGAT GTTTCATCTTATGTTATGTTAGGCATTCCAAAACACGAGGAAGCACCTCCTACTCCGCAGCACCCGCTATCTCCTATGGGTGATGCCTGTTCACGGATGGACCTTACAGCAATACATCAGATTTTAGTGATGACACACTATAAAGATGATGAAGGAACAAATGAG TTATCTTTTCAAGAGTGGACTCAGCAGATGAGGGATATGCTAGAGGCAAGGAAGCGTGGTGACTTGGCATTTAGAGACAAAGACTTTAGAACTGCCATTGATTGTTATTCTCAG TTTATTGATGTGGGAACCATGGTTTCACCAACTGTCTTTGCCCGGAGAAGCCTCTGCTACCTACTTTGTGATCAACCTGATGCAGCACTTCGTGATGGAATGCAAGCACAATGCGTATACCCAGATTGGTCTACTGCCTTCTATGTGCAGGCAGTTGCGCTTGCCAAGCTCAACATGCAGAAAGACGCAGCTGATATGTTGAATGAGGCTGCTACACTAGAAGAAAAACGGCAACAACGAAGATGA
- the LOC108219010 gene encoding serine/threonine-protein kinase BSK1 isoform X2: MGCCESSCWKKPARHRKDQHHQVQTQPYSSNGATTTAAGITAAVTDGGVPAFSEFSLSDLKAATNNFSSEFIVSESGEKAPNVVYKGRLQNRRWIAIKKFSKMAWPDPKQFADEAWGVGKLRYKRLANLIGYCCDGDERLLVAEYMPNDTLAKHLFHWETQTIEWAMRLRVAFYIADALNHCSAEGRPLYHDLNAYRVLFDENGDPRLSCFGFMKNSRDGKSYSTNLAYTPPEYLRNESVIFSFGTVLLDLLSGKHIPPSHALDMIRGKNILLLMDSHLEGNFSTEEATIVFDLASRCLQYEPRERPNTKDLFETLEPLQNKSDVSSYVMLGIPKHEEAPPTPQHPLSPMGDACSRMDLTAIHQILVMTHYKDDEGTNELSFQEWTQQMRDMLEARKRGDLAFRDKDFRTAIDCYSQFIDVGTMVSPTVFARRSLCYLLCDQPDAALRDGMQAQCVYPDWSTAFYVQAVALAKLNMQKDAADMLNEAATLEEKRQQRR, from the exons ATGGGTTGCTGCGAGTCATCTTGTTGGAAGAAACCAGCTCGCCACCGCAAAGACCAGCACCACCAAGTCCAAACGCAGCCTTACTCCTCCAACGGCGCTACCACCACCGCCGCCGGAATAACCGCCGCCGTCACCGACGGAGGAGTTCCGGCGTTCTCGGAATTCTCACTCTCCGACTTAAAAGCGGCAACTAATAACTTCAGCTCTGAGTTTATCGTCTCCGAAAGCGGCGAAAAGGCCCCAAATGTTGTGTACAAAGGGCGCTTGCAGAATCGAAGATGGATTGCTATTAAGAAGTTCAGTAAGATGGCCTGGCCTGATCCTAAGCAGTTTGCG GATGAAGCTTGGGGAGTTGGGAAGCTGAGATACAAGAGATTAGCTAATTTGATTGGGTATTGTTGTGATGGAGATGAGAGGCTACTTGTTGCTGAGTACATGCCAAATGATACACTTGCTAAGCATTTATTTCACt GGGAAACTCAAACTATTGAATGGGCTATGCGCTTAAGAGTTGCGTTTTATATTGCTGATGCTTTAAATCATTGTAGTGCTGAAGGACGTCCACTCTATCACGACTTAAATGCATACAGGGTTCTATTTGACGAG AATGGTGATCCAAGGTTATCGTGTTTTGGCTTTATGAAAAATAGCAGAGATGGCAAAAGTTACAGCACAAACCTGGCTTATACACCTCCGGAGTACTTAAGAAATG AGAGTGTTATCTTCAGCTTTGGAACTGTTCTTTTGGATCTTCTAAGTGGAAAGCATATCCCACCTAGCCAT GCACTTGATATGATACGTGGGAAAAACATTCTCTTGTTGATGGACTCACATTTGGAGGGGAACTTTtcgactgaagaagcaactATAGTTTTTGATCTTGCATCAAGATGCCTGCAATATGAACCAAGGGAACGACCAAATACCAAGGATCTCTTTGAAACACTTGAACCCCTGCAAAATAAATCTGAT GTTTCATCTTATGTTATGTTAGGCATTCCAAAACACGAGGAAGCACCTCCTACTCCGCAGCACCCGCTATCTCCTATGGGTGATGCCTGTTCACGGATGGACCTTACAGCAATACATCAGATTTTAGTGATGACACACTATAAAGATGATGAAGGAACAAATGAG TTATCTTTTCAAGAGTGGACTCAGCAGATGAGGGATATGCTAGAGGCAAGGAAGCGTGGTGACTTGGCATTTAGAGACAAAGACTTTAGAACTGCCATTGATTGTTATTCTCAG TTTATTGATGTGGGAACCATGGTTTCACCAACTGTCTTTGCCCGGAGAAGCCTCTGCTACCTACTTTGTGATCAACCTGATGCAGCACTTCGTGATGGAATGCAAGCACAATGCGTATACCCAGATTGGTCTACTGCCTTCTATGTGCAGGCAGTTGCGCTTGCCAAGCTCAACATGCAGAAAGACGCAGCTGATATGTTGAATGAGGCTGCTACACTAGAAGAAAAACGGCAACAACGAAGATGA
- the LOC108217396 gene encoding uncharacterized protein LOC108217396 gives MAGSIAVSKTTFHSRSSSFPSKSHPLTTSVEDQLSRLRASAAASTSASAACTNLDSLQDLHHRVNEMIHLPSFQRAFCQKRSALDEILEGSLRLLDFCSIAKEALLSTKESIQVLQSSLRRKNRETGLAQEVMSYMASRKNINKSVSKSIKSLINFEKNISLPLLNEDSDLVAIVNMVRELQVVSFSVLKSVLSRVSKTKAVTKQSGWSLVSKFMQPKKETEGHEVEKIDEILNALATQKSCKDINAVQNVLKQLQTLECSIQELEEGLEPIFKCLLNTRVSLLNVLNH, from the coding sequence ATGGCTGGCTCAATTGCAGTTTCTAAAACAACCTTTCACTCTAGATCAAGCAGTTTCCCATCTAAGTCTCATCCTCTGACCACCAGCGTCGAGGATCAGCTGAGCAGATTAAGGGCTTCTGCTGCTGCCTCCACTTCGGCATCTGCAGCATGTACCAACTTGGATAGCCTTCAAGATTTGCATCACCGCGTCAATGAGATGATTCACTTGCCATCATTCCAGAGAGCCTTTTGCCAGAAGAGGTCTGCATTGGATGAGATTCTAGAAGGTTCTCTGAGGTTGCTGGATTTTTGCTCAATTGCAAAGGAAGCTTTGTTGAGTACAAAGGAATCTATCCAAGTGCTCCAATCATCTCTGAGGAGGAAAAATAGAGAAACTGGCTTGGCACAGGAAGTTATGAGCTACATGGCCTCAAGAAAGAATATCAACAAATCTGTTTCCAAAAGCATAAAAAGTTTGATCAATTTTGAGAAGAATATCAGCCTACCACTCCTAAATGAAGACAGTGACCTTGTGGCCATTGTAAACATGGTCAGAGAACTACAAGTTGTCAGCTTTTCGGTTCTGAAATCAGTGTTGTCTCGTGTGTCCAAGACAAAGGCGGTTACCAAGCAGAGTGGATGGTCACTGGTTTCCAAATTCATGCAACCAAAAAAAGAAACTGAAGGCCATGAAGTCGAGAAGATTGATGAGATCTTGAATGCCTTGGCTACTCAAAAATCCTGCAAAGACATCAATGCTGTGCAAAACGTGTTGAAGCAATTGCAGACACTAGAATGTAGTATTCAGGAGCTTGAAGAGGGATTAGAACCTATCTTTAAGTGCTTATTAAACACTCGAGTATCTCTTTTAAATGTTCTGAATCATTAA
- the LOC108218147 gene encoding uncharacterized protein LOC108218147: MEACTATTKKMNHSRSISLPSRPHPSVANVEEHLCRVRSSNAASTSSLCNKLTGLGDLFGCLDDLLQLQTVQSCDSEVVLGASIRLLDLCNSAKDAFSQIRASGQDLESALRRREADVSSKVGNYLICVKKVNKMVSKSFVNFKKSQDKKSNESSAILKVLKEVEEVSVSVFQSLFSSVFPANETSKQNRWSMVFKSTQSKRVHEASKDNEVQKIHLNLQALYQQKRNKQSDLLRIQETQKCLMALDMNMQQVEEDLDCIYRSLIKTRVSVLNVVNQ; the protein is encoded by the coding sequence ATGGAAGCCTGTACTGCAACCACAAAAAAGATGAACCATTCTCGTTCAATCAGCTTACCGTCCAGACCTCATCCTTCAGTAGCAAATGTAGAAGAGCATTTGTGCAGAGTAAGATCATCAAATGCAGCATCCACTTCATCACTGTGCAACAAACTAACTGGACTCGGTGACTTGTTTGGCTGTCTGGATGACTTGCTTCAGTTACAAACAGTGCAGTCTTGTGATTCTGAAGTTGTTCTAGGGGCATCTATTAGACTATTGGATTTGTGCAACTCAGCTAAAGATGCATTTTCACAAATTAGAGCTTCTGGTCAAGATCTTGAGTCAGCTCTACGAAGAAGAGAAGCTGATGTATCAAGcaaagttggaaactacttgatCTGTGTGAAAAAGGTCAACAAAATGGTTTCTAAGAGCTTTGTTAATTTTAAGAAATCTCAAGATAAGAAAAGCAACGAGTCTTCTGCTATTCTGAAAGTCCttaaagaagttgaagaagtcAGTGTATCAGTATTTCAGTCCCTCTTCTCATCAGTCTTTCCTGCAAATGAAACATCAAAGCAAAACAGGTGGTCAATGGTTTTCAAGTCAACACAATCCAAACGTGTACATGAAGCCAGTAAAGACAACGAAGTTCAGAAAATACACTTGAATTTGCAAGCTCTATACCAGCAGAAAAGAAATAAGCAATCTGATCTCTTGAGAATTCAAGAAACACAAAAGTGTTTGATGGCATTGGACATGAACATGCAACAAGTAGAAGAGGATTTAGATTGTATTTATAGATCTTTGATCAAGACCAGGGTCTCTGTTCTAAATGTTGTCAACCAATAG
- the LOC108217398 gene encoding uncharacterized protein LOC108217398 yields the protein MDAFNATTKNIGHSRSISLPSIPHPSAANVEEFLCRLRSSEATSTSSLCNKLNGLKDLYECLNDLVQLPIMNSGDSEEVLGASIRLLDLCNTTKDAFSQMRASVQDLESALRRRETDMSSKLRSYLICMEKVNKMVSKCLDNLKISQSKKSNLTSTAVSLLREVEEVSAAMFQSIFSSAKQNRWSLVFKSTQSKRVHEVSEGNSNEAQKMLMDIKAIYKQKIDVQSDFSMIQETQKGLMALDMNLQQCEEDLDCIFRSLIKTRVSILNALNH from the coding sequence ATGGATGCCTTTAATGCAACCACGAAAAACATTGGCCATTCTCGTTCAATCAGCTTACCGTCCATACCACACCCTTCAGCCGCAAATGTTGAGGAGTTTTTGTGCAGGCTAAGGTCGTCAGAAGCCACATCCACTTCATCACTATGCAATAAATTAAATGGCCTTAAAGACTTGTATGAATGTCTTAATGATTTGGTTCAATTACCAATAATGAATTCTGGCGATTCTGAGGAGGTCCTTGGTGCATCTATTAGGCTGTTGGATTTGTGCAACACAACAAAAGATGCATTTTCACAAATGAGAGCCTCAGTGCAAGATCTTGAGTCAGCTCTTCGAAGAAGAGAAACTGATATGTCAAGCAAACTCAGAAGCTACTTGATATGTATGGAAAAGGTCAACAAAATGGTTTCTAAATGCCTGGATAATTTGAAGATATCACAAAGTAAGAAAAGCAATCTGACTTCTACTGCTGTGAGCCTCCTGAGAGAAGTAGAAGAAGTCAGCGCAGCTATGTTTCAGTCCATTTTTTCATCAGCTAAACAAAATCGGTGGTCTTTGGTTTTCAAATCAACGCAATCCAAACGTGTACACGAAGTCAGTGAAGGCAATAGCAATGAAGCTCAGAAAATGTTAATGGATATTAAAGCAATTTACAAGCAGAAGATAGACGTGCAATCTGATTTCTCGATGATCCAAGAAACACAGAAGGGTTTGATGGCACTTGACATGAACTTGCAACAATGTGAGGAGGACTTAGACTGTATCTTTAGATCTTTGATCAAGACTAGAGTCTCTATTCTCAATGCCCTCAACCATTAG
- the LOC108217397 gene encoding uncharacterized protein LOC108217397, whose protein sequence is MSSSIVNSKTTFHSRSSSFPSKSHPLTTSVEDQLSRLRASEAASTSASSACKNLDSLQDLHQHINEVFQLPSFHRAFSQKRSALDEILEGSLRLLDFCSIAKEALLSTKESIQVLQSSLRRKSRETGLTQEVMSYMASRKKILQLVSKSMKSLINFEKNISLPFSNEDADLEAIVNMAREVQAVSFSVLKSVLSHVSDTKATSKQSGWLKVSKFMQSKRVSSDTKDTEDHEVKKIDEALNALTVQKSCKDINTVQNVLKQLQTLECSIQELEEGLEPIFRCLLNTRVTLLNVLNH, encoded by the coding sequence ATGTCTAGTTCTATTGTAAATTCCAAAACAACTTTCCACTCAAGATCAAGCAGCTTCCCATCTAAATCTCACCCTCTGACCACCAGTGTTGAGGATCAGTTGAGCAGATTAAGAGCTTCTGAAGCTGCCTCAACCTCAGCGTCTTCTGCATGTAAGAACTTGGATAGCCTTCAAGATTTGCATCAACACATCAACGAAGTCTTTCAATTGCCATCATTCCACAGAGCTTTCTCTCAGAAAAGGTCTGCATTGGATGAGATTCTAGAAGGTTCTCTCAGATTGCTAGATTTTTGCTCAATTGCAAAGGAAGCTTTGTTGAGTACAAAGGAATCTATCCAAGTGCTTCAATCATCTCTTAGGAGAAAATCTAGAGAAACTGGCTTGACACAGGAAGTTATGAGCTATATGGCCTCGAGAAAGAAGATCTTACAGCTAGTTTCCAAGAGCATGAAAAGTTTGATCAATTTCGAAAAAAATATCAGCCTACCATTCTCAAATGAAGATGCTGATCTTGAAGCAATTGTAAACATGGCAAGAGAAGTACAGGCTGTAAGTTTTTCGGTCTTGAAGTCAGTGTTGTCTCATGTGTCTGACACAAAGGCGACTTCAAAGCAGAGTGGATGGTTAAAAGTTTCCAAATTTATGCAATCAAAACGTGTTTCGTCTGACACAAAAGACACTGAAGATCATGAAGTGAAGAAGATTGATGAGGCTTTGAATGCTTTAACTGTTCAAAAATCCTGCAAAGACATCAACACAGTGCAAAATGTGCTGAAGCAATTGCAAACACTGGAATGTAGCATTCAGGAGCTTGAAGAGGGATTAGAGCCCATCTTTAGGTGCTTATTAAACACTCGAGTTACTCTTCTGAATGTACTCAATCATTGA
- the LOC108218894 gene encoding ATP-dependent zinc metalloprotease FTSH, chloroplastic, with protein sequence MASSTNSILSSSKQFFGSQLVLLSPPTPKTTRSSSLPSLSKHKFLIAHSLLNHNKKPKSSNLVQNLTSNAALAALLFSSVAPQAIALDDTVPPPSAPEVIQAEAASKSSPFAQSLSLDAPKPQAVADIPDGTQWRYSEFLNAVKKGKVERVRFNKDGGVLQLTAVDGRRASVVVPNDPDLIDILAMNGVDISVSEGEASNGLLGFIGNLVFPFLAFAGLFFLFQRSQGGPGGPGGLGGPMDFGRSKSKFQEVPETGVTFADVAGADQAKLELQEVVDFLKNPDKYTALGAKIPKGCLLVGPPGTGKTLLARAVAGEAGTPFFSCAASEFVELFVGVGASRVRDLFEKAKAKAPCIVFIDEIDAVGRQRGAGMGGGNDEREQTINQLLTEMDGFSGNSGVIVLAATNRPDVLDSALLRPGRFDRQVTVDRPDVAGRVKILQVHSRGKSLAKDVDFDKVARRTPGFTGADLQNLMNEAAILAARRDLKEISKDEIADALERIIAGPEKKNAVVSEEKKKLVAYHEAGHALVGALMPEYDPVAKISIIPRGQAGGLTFFAPSEERLESGLYSRSYLENQMAVALGGRVAEEVIFGKENVTTGASNDFMQVSRVARQMVERFGFSKKIGQVAVGGSGGDPFLGQQMSSQKDYSMATADVVDSEVRELVEKAYARATEIINTHIDILHKLAQLLIEKESVDGEEFMSLFIDGKAELYVA encoded by the exons ATGGCTTCTTCAACCAATTCAATACTCTCATCTTCTAAGCAATTCTTTGGTTCTCAATTAGTACTACTCTCACCCCCAACTCCCAAGACAACTAGATCATCTTCCTTGCCTTCTCTATCTAAACACAAATTCTTGATAGCCCATTCACTTCTCAATCACAACAAGAAGCCCAAGTCTTCTAATCTTGTTCAGAATTTGACTTCTAATGCTGCTTTGGCGGCCTTGCTTTTCTCCTCAGTGGCTCCACAAGCTATTGCTTTGGATGACACTGTTCCACCACCAAGCGCTCCTGAGGTGATTCAGGCTGAGGCTGCTTCAAAGTCTTCACCTTTTGCTCAGAGTCTTTCATTGGATGCTCCTAAGCCACAGGCTGTGGCTGATATTCCTGATGGGACTCAGTGGAGGTACAGTGAGTTCTTGAATGCGGTTAAAAAGGGGAAAGTTGAGAGGGTTAGGTTTAATAAAGATGGAGGGGTTTTGCAATTGACTGCTGTTGATGGGCGGAGAGCTAGTGTTGTTGTGCCTAATGATCCTGATCTTATTGATATTTTGGCAATGAATGGTGTCGATATTTCGGTTTCTGAGGGTGAAGCAAGCAATGGGTTGCTTGGATTTATTGGGAATTTGGTGTTTCCGTTTCTTGCTTTTGCTGGGTTGTTCTTTTTGTTTCAGAGGTCTCAGGGAGGGCCTGGAGGACCTGGGGGGTTAGGGGGGCCTATGGATTTTGGGAGGTCGAAATCGAAGTTTCAGGAGGTTCCTGAGACTGGTGTCACGTTTGCTGATGTTGCAGGGGCTGATCAGGCTAAATTGGAATTACAGGAGGTGGTTGATTTCTTGAAGAATCCTGATAAGTACACGGCTCTGGGTGCTAAGATTCCTAAAGGGTGTCTTTTGGTTGGACCTCCGGGTACAGGGAAGACCCTTTTGGCTAGGGCGGTGGCTGGTGAGGCTGGCACTCCATTCTTTTCATGTGCTGCTTCTGAGTTTGTGGAATTGTTTGTTGGTGTTGGTGCCTCAAGAGTGAGGGATTTGTTTGAGAAGGCAAAGGCGAAAGCTCCTTGCATTGTGTTTATTGATGAGATTGATGCTGTGGGGAGGCAGAGAGGAGCAGGAATGGGAGGTGGAAATGATGAGAGAGAGCAGACTATTAACCAGCTGTTGACAGAGATGGACGGGTTCTCTGGTAATTCTGGGGTTATTGTCTTGGCTGCTACCAACAGGCCTGATGTTCTTGATTCAGCATTGCTAAGGCCTGGAAGGTTTGACAGACAGGTTACAGTGGACAGGCCTGATGTTGCTGGTAGAGTCAAGATCCTTCAG gtGCATTCCAGAGGAAAGTCTTTGGCAAAGGATGTGGATTTTGATAAGGTTGCAAGGAGAACACCAGGTTTCACTGGAGCTGATTTGCAAAACTTGATGAATGAAGCAGCCATTCTCGCTGCCAGACGAGATCTTAAAGAAATCAGCAAAGATGAGATTGCTGATGCTCTTGAGAGGATAATTGCTGGTCCAGAGAAGAAAAATGCTGTCGTCTCAGAAGAGAAGAAGAAATTGGTTGCTTACCATG AGGCTGGGCATGCTTTGGTTGGAGCACTCATGCCTGAATATGATCCAGTAGCCAAAATATCTATCATTCCTCGAGGCCAAGCTGGTGGGCTTACCTTTTTCGCCCCAAGCGAAGAGAGGCTTGAATCTGGCTTGTATAGCAGAAGTTACCTTGAGAATCAGATGGCTGTAGCCCTCGGTGGAAG GGTTGCGGAAGAGGTTATTTTTGGCAAAGAGAATGTAACAACAGGGGCATCAAATGACTTTATGCAAGTATCACGAGTTGCACGTCAGATGGTGGAGAGATTCGGGTTCAGCAAAAAGATTGGGCAAGTAGCTGTAGGTGGATCTGGAGGAGATCCCTTCCTAGGGCAGCAG ATGTCTTCCCAGAAAGATTACTCTATGGCAACCGCTGATGTGGTGGACTCAGAAGTAAGAGAGCTGGTAGAGAAGGCATACGCAAGGGCCACAGAGATCATCAACACACACATTGACATACTACACAAGCTTGCCCAACTTCTTATAGAGAAGGAAAGTGTTGACGGGGAAGAGTTCATGAGCCTTTTCATTGATGGCAAGGCTGAGCTATATGTTGCATAA